In Mycolicibacterium alvei, a single window of DNA contains:
- the map gene encoding type I methionyl aminopeptidase codes for MPVRTALRPGVQSPTLPVPKSIPRPEYAWKSTVQEGSEPWVQTPEVIEKMRVAGRIAAAALAEAGKAVAPGVTTDELDRIAHDYMIDHGAYPSTLGYKSFPKSCCTSLNEVICHGIPDSTVIEDGDIVNIDVTAYINGVHGDTNATFLAGDVSEEHRLLVERTHEATMRAIKAVKPGRALSIVGRVIEAYANRFGYNVVRDFTGHGIGTTFHNGLVVLHYDQPAVETVLEPGMTFTIEPMINLGSLDYEIWGDDWTVVTKDGKWTAQFEHTLVVTEDGAEILTLP; via the coding sequence ATGCCAGTTCGTACCGCCTTGCGCCCCGGCGTCCAGTCACCGACCCTGCCGGTTCCCAAGTCGATCCCGCGACCGGAGTACGCGTGGAAGTCGACCGTGCAGGAGGGGAGCGAGCCCTGGGTGCAGACGCCCGAGGTGATCGAGAAGATGCGCGTGGCGGGACGGATCGCGGCGGCCGCCCTGGCCGAGGCCGGCAAGGCCGTGGCGCCCGGGGTCACCACCGATGAGCTGGACCGCATCGCTCACGACTACATGATCGATCACGGTGCCTATCCGTCGACCTTGGGCTACAAGTCATTTCCCAAATCCTGTTGCACCTCGCTGAATGAGGTGATTTGCCACGGTATCCCGGACTCGACCGTGATCGAGGACGGTGACATCGTCAACATCGACGTGACCGCCTACATCAACGGCGTACACGGTGATACCAACGCCACCTTTCTCGCCGGCGACGTCTCCGAGGAACACCGGTTGCTCGTCGAGCGCACCCACGAGGCGACCATGCGCGCCATCAAGGCGGTCAAGCCGGGGCGTGCCCTGTCGATCGTCGGCCGGGTGATCGAGGCCTACGCAAACCGCTTCGGCTACAACGTTGTTCGCGATTTCACCGGGCACGGCATCGGCACGACGTTCCACAACGGGCTGGTGGTACTGCACTACGATCAACCTGCTGTCGAGACCGTCCTGGAACCGGGCATGACCTTCACCATCGAACCGATGATCAACCTCGGGTCGCTGGACTACGAGATCTGGGGCGATGACTGGACCGTGGTGACCAAGGACGGCAAGTGGACCGCACAGTTCGAGCACACCCTGGTGGTCACCGAGGACGGCGCCGAGATCCTGACCCTGCCGTGA
- a CDS encoding penicillin-binding transpeptidase domain-containing protein → MATQTSSVTRTTGLLMVIAVAGATALSACTPRPDGPESAAEQFFAALATGDTAAAAALADRPDEAKTALSEAWSGVQATRLDAQILGSKYTGDTGSVAYRYTWHLPKNRTWTYDGQLNLIREEGRWEVRWSATGLHPKLGEHQTFALRADAPRRASVNERGGTDVLVPGYIYAYGLDARAAGSALMPTARAVADTLRGFDPALGDPQRLAEQASSSAQPMSLITLRQSDNDRIAPAIGRLPGVVITPQPEMLPTDETFAPAIVNEVKNSVAGQLDGQPGWRVVSVNQNGVDVEVLNEVAGDPAPSITISLDRAVQDAAQNAVNTTGKQAMIVALKPSTGEILAVAQNAAADAAGPLATMGQFPPGSTFKMVTAGAAIERDMATPNTLLGCPGTLDIGHRTVTNYDAFDLGAVPMSRAFANSCNTTFGELASRMPPRGLTQAAARYGIGTDYQVDGITTLTGSVPPTVDLAERTEDGFGQGKVLVSPFGMALAAATVAAGRTPVPRLIEGRQTMVDGAGAPITPKMVDGLRPMMRLVVTNGTAKDLNGLGDVRGKTGEAEFMGGSHSWFAGYRGDMAFAALIVGGGSSEYAVRMCKTMFDGLPPAYLA, encoded by the coding sequence ATGGCAACTCAAACATCATCAGTCACACGGACCACAGGCTTGTTGATGGTCATCGCGGTCGCCGGGGCAACGGCGCTCAGCGCCTGCACCCCGCGGCCTGACGGCCCCGAGTCCGCCGCCGAACAGTTCTTCGCGGCACTGGCTACCGGTGACACCGCCGCCGCCGCGGCGCTGGCCGACCGGCCCGACGAGGCCAAGACCGCCCTCAGTGAAGCGTGGAGCGGTGTGCAGGCCACCCGACTGGACGCGCAGATCCTGGGTTCGAAGTACACCGGGGACACCGGCAGCGTCGCCTACCGCTACACCTGGCACCTGCCGAAGAACCGCACCTGGACCTACGACGGGCAGCTCAACCTGATCCGTGAGGAGGGCCGCTGGGAAGTGCGCTGGAGTGCGACCGGGCTGCACCCGAAACTGGGCGAGCACCAGACATTCGCGTTGCGGGCCGACGCACCGCGACGGGCATCGGTCAACGAGCGTGGCGGTACCGATGTGCTGGTGCCCGGCTACATCTATGCGTACGGACTGGATGCCAGGGCAGCCGGTTCCGCGTTGATGCCGACGGCCCGGGCGGTCGCCGACACACTGCGGGGCTTCGACCCCGCCCTGGGGGACCCCCAGCGACTCGCCGAGCAGGCCAGCTCATCGGCACAGCCGATGAGCCTGATCACGTTGCGCCAATCCGACAACGACCGGATCGCGCCCGCCATCGGCCGGCTGCCCGGCGTCGTCATCACCCCGCAGCCTGAAATGTTGCCCACCGACGAGACTTTCGCCCCCGCGATCGTCAACGAGGTCAAGAATTCAGTGGCCGGCCAACTCGACGGGCAGCCGGGCTGGCGGGTGGTCAGCGTCAACCAGAACGGCGTCGACGTCGAAGTGCTCAACGAGGTGGCAGGCGATCCGGCACCGTCGATCACCATCAGCCTGGACCGCGCCGTGCAGGACGCCGCACAGAACGCGGTCAACACCACGGGCAAGCAGGCGATGATCGTCGCGCTCAAACCGTCCACCGGCGAGATCCTGGCGGTCGCGCAGAACGCGGCTGCCGACGCCGCCGGACCGCTCGCGACCATGGGGCAGTTTCCCCCAGGATCGACCTTCAAGATGGTCACCGCCGGGGCGGCCATCGAGCGTGACATGGCAACGCCCAACACTCTTTTGGGTTGCCCGGGCACCCTGGACATCGGGCACCGGACCGTCACCAACTACGACGCATTCGACCTGGGCGCGGTGCCGATGTCGCGAGCGTTCGCCAATTCGTGCAACACCACGTTCGGTGAGCTCGCCAGCCGGATGCCCCCGCGTGGCCTCACCCAGGCTGCCGCACGCTATGGCATCGGCACCGATTACCAGGTGGACGGCATCACCACGCTGACCGGCTCGGTGCCGCCGACTGTGGACCTGGCCGAGCGCACCGAGGACGGTTTCGGGCAGGGCAAGGTGCTGGTCAGCCCGTTCGGCATGGCGCTGGCGGCCGCGACGGTCGCAGCGGGCCGGACGCCGGTGCCTCGACTCATCGAAGGACGCCAGACCATGGTCGACGGTGCGGGCGCACCGATCACCCCCAAGATGGTGGACGGACTGCGGCCGATGATGCGGCTGGTGGTGACAAACGGCACGGCCAAGGATCTCAACGGGCTCGGCGATGTACGGGGGAAGACCGGTGAGGCCGAGTTCATGGGCGGCTCGCATTCCTGGTTCGCCGGTTATCGCGGGGACATGGCATTTGCGGCGCTGATCGTGGGCGGCGGCAGTTCGGAGTACGCGGTGCGGATGTGCAAGACCATGTTCGACGGCCTACCCCCGGCCTACCTGGCCTGA
- a CDS encoding PaaI family thioesterase, translating to MTETAHVLQLLDYREVESSADRLVLEMDNRPDLANVRGALQGGLVATLIDIAAGMLAGNASGVGYDVTTADLNIHFLAPIMGTARAEAKVVRAGRRLIVTSVDVTDIDRDRLAARATLTFAVLEPR from the coding sequence ATGACCGAAACCGCTCATGTGCTGCAACTGCTGGACTACCGCGAGGTGGAGTCGAGCGCTGACCGGCTGGTGCTGGAAATGGACAACCGGCCCGACCTCGCCAACGTCCGCGGCGCCCTGCAAGGCGGGTTGGTGGCCACCCTGATCGATATCGCGGCGGGCATGCTGGCCGGCAATGCCAGCGGTGTGGGCTACGACGTGACGACCGCCGACCTCAATATCCACTTCCTGGCCCCGATCATGGGCACTGCCCGCGCGGAGGCGAAGGTGGTGCGGGCCGGAAGAAGGCTCATCGTGACGTCGGTCGATGTCACCGACATCGACCGGGACCGGCTCGCGGCTCGGGCGACGCTGACGTTCGCGGTGCTCGAGCCGCGTTGA
- the ngg gene encoding N-acetylglutaminylglutamine synthetase, whose amino-acid sequence MANDVVLELGWGRLIFGQTFADPEQLAEVLQQEGPGRRDICIYARESHVLIARSPAELFIDPSHTYRLRFTDKLDGVEPVGFTVRTLQTPADADAMNRVYVRCGMVPAPVDVIWHNHTLTPAVVYLVAVRDDDGAVVGTVTGVDHKRLFADPEGGASLWSLAVDPAAGLPGVGDALTRTLAGIFRERARAYLDLSVAHDNSAAIALYEKLGFQRVPVLAVKRKNAINEPLFTHPPETVDDLNPYARIIADEAMRRGIRVEVLDAGAGEMRLSHGGRSVITRESLSEFTSAVAMARCDDKRQTRRIVSDAGISVPRGRLASFDSEDHEFLAEVGDVVVKPTRGEQGKGITVGVDGSEELDAALHRAREQYPEVLIEQRAAGDDLRLVVIDGKVVASAIRKPAEVVGTGKHTVRELIDTQSRRRAAATGGESRIPMDDVTMGTVADAGWSLDDVLPEGERLRVRRTANLHQGGTIHDVTAEVNPELCRVAVTAAEALGIPVTGIDLLVPDVTGRDYVFIEANERPGLANHEPQPTAAAFVDFLFPQQPGLPQAWKPSEAAD is encoded by the coding sequence ATGGCCAATGATGTGGTACTCGAATTAGGATGGGGCCGACTGATTTTCGGGCAGACGTTCGCCGACCCCGAGCAGCTCGCAGAGGTGCTGCAGCAGGAGGGTCCGGGCCGCCGCGACATCTGTATCTACGCCCGCGAATCGCACGTGTTGATCGCCCGCTCCCCCGCGGAGCTGTTCATCGACCCGAGCCACACCTACCGGTTGCGGTTCACCGACAAACTGGATGGCGTAGAGCCGGTCGGCTTCACCGTGCGCACGCTGCAGACACCGGCCGATGCCGACGCGATGAACCGCGTGTACGTCCGGTGCGGAATGGTCCCCGCACCCGTCGACGTCATCTGGCACAACCACACCCTGACCCCGGCGGTCGTCTACCTCGTCGCGGTGCGCGACGACGACGGCGCGGTGGTGGGAACGGTCACCGGCGTCGACCACAAGCGGTTGTTCGCCGACCCCGAGGGCGGGGCGAGCCTGTGGAGCCTGGCGGTGGATCCAGCGGCCGGCCTGCCCGGTGTCGGCGACGCGCTGACCCGGACCCTGGCCGGGATCTTCCGCGAACGGGCCCGGGCCTACCTGGACCTCTCGGTGGCCCATGACAATTCAGCCGCGATCGCACTGTACGAGAAGCTGGGTTTCCAGCGGGTCCCGGTGCTTGCGGTCAAACGCAAGAACGCGATCAACGAACCGTTGTTCACCCATCCGCCGGAGACGGTCGACGATCTGAATCCGTATGCCCGCATCATCGCCGACGAGGCGATGCGTCGGGGCATCCGGGTCGAGGTGCTCGATGCGGGTGCCGGAGAGATGCGTCTGTCGCACGGTGGCCGCAGCGTCATCACCCGGGAGTCGCTCTCGGAGTTCACTTCTGCGGTGGCCATGGCCCGCTGCGACGACAAACGCCAGACCCGACGGATCGTCTCCGATGCCGGTATTTCGGTCCCCAGGGGCCGGCTGGCCAGCTTCGATAGCGAGGATCACGAGTTTCTGGCCGAGGTCGGCGATGTGGTGGTCAAGCCCACCCGTGGCGAGCAGGGCAAGGGCATCACCGTCGGGGTGGACGGCAGCGAAGAACTCGACGCCGCGCTGCACCGGGCCCGCGAGCAGTACCCGGAGGTGCTGATCGAGCAACGCGCCGCCGGCGACGATCTTCGGTTGGTGGTGATCGACGGCAAGGTGGTGGCTTCGGCGATTCGCAAGCCCGCCGAAGTGGTCGGCACCGGAAAGCACACGGTGCGTGAGCTCATCGACACGCAGTCGCGGCGCCGCGCGGCTGCCACCGGCGGGGAATCGCGCATCCCGATGGACGACGTCACCATGGGCACGGTGGCCGACGCCGGCTGGTCATTGGACGATGTGCTGCCCGAGGGCGAGCGCCTGCGGGTGCGGCGCACGGCGAATCTGCATCAGGGCGGGACAATTCACGACGTCACCGCGGAGGTGAACCCCGAACTGTGCCGGGTCGCGGTGACCGCAGCCGAGGCGCTCGGTATTCCGGTGACGGGAATCGACCTGCTGGTGCCCGATGTGACGGGCCGTGACTACGTCTTCATCGAAGCCAACGAGCGCCCGGGGCTGGCGAATCACGAGCCGCAGCCCACCGCCGCGGCGTTCGTGGATTTCCTGTTCCCGCAGCAGCCGGGGTTGCCGCAAGCCTGGAAGCCTTCGGAGGCGGCTGACTGA
- a CDS encoding DUF1707 SHOCT-like domain-containing protein, protein MTGINEQSVDLRVSDADRNGTMRRLHNAVALGLIDIAEFEERSAMVSLARLHSDLDALVGDLPGPGAIVTTATDRVELRGVLGSLKRQGEWTVPTRLALVRRMGSVELDLTRARFAGPMVVIELDMKFGSLEIRLPEGASASIDDVEVIVGSADDHRRDAPADGAPHIILTGKVVCGSVDIRGPRRNWKLTLRRS, encoded by the coding sequence ATGACAGGGATCAATGAACAATCCGTGGACCTGCGCGTCTCCGATGCCGATCGCAACGGGACGATGCGTCGGCTGCACAACGCGGTTGCACTCGGCCTGATTGATATCGCTGAGTTCGAGGAGCGTTCGGCAATGGTGTCGCTGGCCCGGCTGCATTCGGACCTGGATGCGTTGGTGGGGGACCTGCCCGGGCCTGGTGCGATCGTCACCACCGCCACCGACCGCGTCGAGTTGCGTGGTGTGCTCGGTTCGCTGAAACGCCAGGGTGAATGGACGGTGCCGACCCGGCTTGCACTGGTGCGCCGGATGGGTTCGGTCGAGCTGGACCTGACCCGGGCTCGGTTCGCCGGTCCGATGGTGGTCATCGAGCTGGACATGAAATTCGGATCGCTGGAGATCAGGCTGCCCGAAGGGGCCAGCGCCTCGATCGACGATGTCGAGGTGATCGTGGGCAGCGCCGACGATCACCGCCGTGACGCACCCGCCGACGGCGCCCCGCACATCATCCTCACCGGCAAGGTGGTGTGCGGTTCGGTCGATATCCGTGGGCCGCGCCGCAACTGGAAGCTGACGCTGCGCCGGTCCTGA
- a CDS encoding alpha/beta fold hydrolase: protein MLTTVATIDGFTTPVDVSGPEKGSTVVVLSAGHHGPAAYEQICRRLHTASLRTVIIGPDPRLTAKSVVGILDSLDIKWALLVGDRLGGELAWELAATRLDKFIGLVVVDRGHPRVADSTGVIRDDECPPVEMNTTVLVSNPAARAVAKASQRYVYGDFRLVEMPGRRNAGDSTAQLAAEIVLRTSSW, encoded by the coding sequence ATGCTTACCACCGTCGCCACGATCGACGGATTCACCACACCCGTCGACGTCTCGGGACCCGAGAAGGGTTCCACCGTGGTGGTGCTGAGCGCGGGCCATCACGGTCCGGCCGCCTACGAACAGATCTGCCGACGGTTGCACACCGCGTCATTGCGCACGGTGATCATCGGTCCCGATCCGCGCCTGACCGCCAAGTCCGTGGTCGGCATTCTCGATTCGCTCGACATCAAATGGGCGCTGCTGGTCGGTGACCGGCTCGGCGGAGAACTCGCCTGGGAACTGGCCGCCACCCGGCTGGACAAGTTCATCGGCCTGGTCGTCGTGGATCGCGGCCACCCACGCGTCGCCGACTCCACCGGCGTGATTCGCGACGACGAATGCCCCCCGGTGGAGATGAACACCACCGTGCTGGTCAGCAACCCCGCCGCCCGGGCCGTGGCCAAGGCCAGCCAGCGCTACGTCTACGGTGACTTCCGCTTGGTGGAGATGCCGGGCCGGCGCAATGCCGGCGACTCGACCGCACAGCTGGCGGCCGAGATCGTGCTGCGCACCAGTAGTTGGTGA
- a CDS encoding cobyric acid synthase, translated as MVVAGLCRLLARTGVSVAPFKAQNMSNNSAVTVDGGEIGRAQAMQARASGLAPSIRFNPILLKPGGDRTSQLVIRGQVAGTVAAGDYFTHRDRLAAVVADELATLRSEFDVVICEGAGSPAEINLRATDLANMGLARAADLPVIVVGDIDRGGLLAHLHGTVAVLAPEDQALIAGFVVNKFRGDPSLLEPGLRQLLELTGRPNYGVIPFDDGIWLDTEDSVSVRPGGLVGTPQPPRGAQTLTVAALRLPRISNSTDIEALACEPGVVVRWVADAADLAGVDLVVIPGSKATVSDLAWLRQRGLAAAILDHAAQGRPVLGVCGGFQMLCRRIDDAVEAGAAGGASVEGLGLLDADIEFAPDKTLRHWENPLWGYEIHHGQVTRTAADDWLGVGLRCGAVYGTHWHGLLDNDHVRRAWLTEIAADAGRVGFVVADDIDVQGRRDAQLDLMADLLAAHLDIAAVMDLVQHGPPPRPAMTTALVGPPR; from the coding sequence ATGGTCGTGGCGGGCCTGTGCCGGTTGTTGGCCCGCACGGGTGTGTCCGTGGCGCCGTTCAAGGCGCAGAACATGTCGAACAACTCGGCGGTCACCGTCGACGGCGGCGAGATCGGCCGCGCTCAGGCCATGCAGGCCAGGGCGTCAGGGCTGGCACCCAGCATCCGGTTCAACCCCATCCTGCTCAAGCCCGGCGGGGACCGGACCTCGCAGTTGGTGATCCGCGGCCAGGTGGCCGGAACGGTTGCCGCGGGCGACTACTTCACCCACCGGGACCGGCTCGCCGCGGTCGTCGCCGATGAATTGGCAACGCTTCGATCCGAATTCGACGTGGTGATCTGTGAAGGGGCCGGGTCACCGGCCGAGATCAACCTGCGTGCCACCGACCTGGCCAACATGGGGCTGGCCCGCGCAGCAGATCTGCCGGTCATCGTGGTGGGGGACATCGACCGCGGCGGGCTGCTGGCCCACCTGCACGGCACCGTGGCCGTCCTGGCCCCCGAGGACCAGGCGCTCATCGCGGGATTCGTCGTCAACAAGTTCCGCGGCGACCCGTCCCTGCTGGAGCCGGGCCTGCGTCAGCTACTCGAGCTGACCGGCCGCCCCAACTACGGCGTGATCCCGTTCGATGACGGAATCTGGCTCGACACCGAGGATTCGGTGTCGGTCCGACCCGGCGGCCTGGTGGGCACACCGCAGCCACCCCGTGGGGCGCAGACGCTCACGGTCGCCGCCCTCAGGCTGCCGCGTATCTCCAACTCGACCGACATCGAGGCCCTGGCCTGCGAACCAGGCGTTGTGGTGCGCTGGGTCGCCGATGCCGCCGACCTGGCCGGCGTCGACCTTGTGGTGATCCCCGGCAGCAAGGCCACCGTCAGCGACCTGGCGTGGCTGCGTCAACGCGGTCTGGCCGCGGCCATTCTCGATCACGCCGCCCAGGGACGGCCGGTGCTCGGGGTGTGCGGCGGGTTCCAGATGTTGTGCCGCCGCATCGACGACGCCGTCGAGGCCGGAGCGGCCGGAGGGGCATCCGTCGAGGGGCTCGGTCTGCTCGACGCCGACATCGAATTCGCCCCCGACAAAACTCTGCGGCACTGGGAAAACCCCTTGTGGGGCTATGAGATTCATCATGGGCAGGTGACCCGTACGGCGGCCGATGACTGGCTCGGCGTCGGGTTGCGCTGCGGGGCGGTCTACGGCACGCACTGGCACGGCCTGCTCGACAATGACCATGTGCGCCGTGCCTGGCTCACCGAGATCGCCGCCGACGCCGGTCGCGTCGGGTTCGTGGTCGCCGACGACATCGACGTGCAAGGCCGGCGGGACGCCCAGCTGGACCTCATGGCCGACCTGTTGGCCGCGCATCTCGACATCGCGGCCGTGATGGACTTGGTGCAGCATGGACCGCCGCCGCGGCCCGCCATGACCACCGCGCTCGTAGGACCACCCCGGTAA